From the genome of Papaver somniferum cultivar HN1 chromosome 2, ASM357369v1, whole genome shotgun sequence, one region includes:
- the LOC113349339 gene encoding tetraspanin-2-like, producing the protein MALSNNITALLNFIALLCSIPIIGSGIWLSSKLDNECISLFRWPILFIGILILFVSLAGFVGAYWNKPGLLACHLFCMSILIVALLFAVVFAFIVTRPDGSYIVPGRGYKEYKLDGFNNWLQNYVNKGGNWRKIKTCLSASNVCDKVSQHSYISADQFFMSHDISPLQSGCCMPPTVCGYGYVNPIMWLNPTNPTADPDCYAWNNDQSQLCYGCNSCKAGLLGNLRKEWRKANVVLIISVVILIVIYVIGCCAFKNAQTEDLFDRYKQGWV; encoded by the exons ATGGCACTAAGCAACAACATCACAGCACTTCTAAACTTCATAGCACTACTCTGTTCAATACCCATAATCGGTTCAGGAATTTGGTTATCATCAAAACTAGACAACGAATGCATAAGTCTATTCCGGTGGCCGATCCTCTTCATAGGAATACTAATCCTCTTTGTTTCTTTAGCTGGTTTCGTTGGTGCTTATTGGAACAAACCAGGTCTTTTAGCTTGTCATCTTTTCTGTATGTCTATTCTTATTGTTGCTCTTCTGTTTGCCGTCGTCTTCGCGTTCATCGTTACGAGACCGGACGGAAGTTATATAGTGCCCGGCAGAGGTTACAAAGAGTATAAGCTTGATGGGTTTAATAATTGGTTGCAGAATTATGTGAACAAAGGTGGGAATTGGAGGAAAATTAAGACTTGTCTTTCTGCTTCTAATGTTTGTGATAAGGTTTCTCAACATAGTTATATCTCTGCCGATCAGTTTTTCATGTCTCATGATATATCTCCTCTTCAG TCAGGATGCTGTATGCCGCCTACAGTTTGCGGATACGGGTACGTGAATCCGATCATGTGGCTTAACCCGACGAATCCAACAGCGGATCCAGATTGTTATGCCTGGAACAATGATCAGTCTCAATTGTGCTATGGATGCAATTCTTGCAAAGCTGGTCTTTTGGGAAATCTTAGAAAGGAATGGAGGAAAGCTAATGTGGTTTTGATCATTTCAGTGgtgatactaattgttatttatGTTATTGGTTGTTGCGCTTTCAAGAATGCACAGACCGAAGATCTTTTCGATAGGTACAAGCAAGGATGGGTCTAA